The DNA segment GGGAGGTTAGCATTCCTTGTTGCAGATGTTGTCAGAGACTTAGTTGAGGAACTTAGGGCTTTGGAATTGCTTGCAGATAATGTGCGAGCTTTGTTTCCATTTACAGGCACTGGTCTTGCGTTAAGGCTGTTTTTGATCTGCCCATTTTTTCCCATGTTCAACTGTGTAACAGAAATATTTGGAGAGGTAGTAGTTGGGGAAGAAGTGGCAACTGGTGAGCCAAATTTAGTAACAGATTTGCTTGACTTTCCACTTAGGCTGGCCCCACTGTTTTCTCGACTGAGCATGGGTTTAGATCCTAAAGATGTTAAACTGTCAGACCTTTCTAGTGATACCTGGCTTCCATACATCTGCCCAGCTTCCCCTCTTGCTCCTCTGGATTTAAGACTTGATGTTGCTTTTAGTAAACTATGATCTAATCTCAAATTGGATGCTCTTAAACTGTGGGAGTCTCCTCTGTACCGCAGATCATTTTCATCCTCTGACTTTGCAGGCCTGAGTACCAGTGACTTTCCTGTCTCACAGGCAGATTTTAAGGCACTTGGTGGTAGCAAGATTCGATTCTTTTGATCCAGACTGGACTTACGCactggaggtggaggaggtaaTACACCACCAGGCAGCATAACAATGTCCTGCTTATTTGctttctcatttttttccaaagatGAAAACTTCCAGCTACCTGATGAACCAATGTCAAGACCAACCTTGACATCAATAGATGTATGAATGACAGGAACAGTCCCAAGCGTGGTTGCACCTCTTCTGAACTGTGGCATTTTGCTGGGTGTCTCCACTTTTTTAATGCTGCTGGATTTTTCACATCCATCTACCACCCTTTGGGATGAAGTAGACACCTGTGTTGTGGGAATTCGTGAAATACTGTTAAAGTCTGTGCCTGTTTTTCTAGTGGGTATGCCACTTACTCCATTTTTTAGTTGTTTAGAGGAAAGACTTGAATATGAGGCCACAGGCAACTCTGGCACACTGTCTTTTCGATGCCATGGGTCATCTGACTTCCCCTCTAGCCTCATTGGTTCACGTCTCCAACTGCTACCATTACTGCTCCCACTGATGCTACTGGTCTGGATTGGGGATGAGGTAGGTTTCATTTTCCTGGGAAGACTGCAGTGGACACTGTATGGGTCTTGCAGAGTCTGGGTTGGAGATTGATTAATGCTATTTGGTTTTGCCATTTTAAAATGATTCCTGATGGACACTTTTGTGGACTCTGGAGAGGATGAGCACTTACTGAGTGAAAGTTTACTTGATGTAGCACTGTCACTATCCAGCTCTGAGAAACTAAAGCCACTATCATTTAAGGAGTTATGGGGTTCCTTCTGGGGACTGGCTTGGAACATGCCAAGGGAATCAAGGTAAAATGTACCTCCTGATTCAATTTGGGTACCATCAGGAAGGAAAACATCTGCAGATTGTGCTCCTTCACTCTCTATAGTGCAGACACTCACTTCACTAAGCCAAGAACTGATGGAAGAACCACGGCTGTCTAAGGAGACACACGTTTCCTCTGGAAATGGTGCTACCATCTCAATATTTACTTGAGAGGCACCCACACTGGATGTATATGCATCAAATTCATCATTGATGCTGCTAATTATGCTTACTGGTCTAGATCCTGAAGCAAGGGCCTGTACAGAGCAATCACTATTAAAGCTTATAATACTGGACGGTCTTCCATTGTCCATAATACTTCCAATTGATAGTTCTTCTACAAGGGTGAATACCAGCTCGTCCTCTCCATTGAGCTCAACTGGTTGCTGCAGAGTTACTGTAGTCCTTAGTATATCCCTCTCCCTAAGTGTGGACAGTTGGCACACCTCTAGTGGGGTCTTTGGGTTTAGATGATGCACCCTGCTCAAAAGAGGAGAGCTGCTGCCAGAACCACATGGCTTCTGTACCTGATGGCTCATTCCAATGGGTGGTATCCTTACGGCACACTTTTCTTCTAATTCACTATTATCCTTTGTACTGTCTCTTGGTTGGGGGGGTGGAGGAGCAGGTTTGGGTAGTTGTTTCCTGTTGAAGAATACCTTTTCTCTCACCACTGGCTCTGAGTTTTGAAATGCTGCTGCTGGATCTTGATTTCCAGGGGAGCATGCAGTTAAGCTATCTGTTTCCACCCCCTTTGCATTATCTGACTTTCTACAACAGGCAGCAACAGGGACATCTCCATCTGAAGCATTTTGCAATTTGGAATGTTCATTTTTGGATTTGTGTTTTGGGCTGTCGAGGAGTTTACTGTGAGCAGTAAGTGGATGTTTGCACAATATGTTGTCCTGCTGAGAAGAAGATGTTTTGGTAGAGGCATTGAATGTAACTGAAAAAGACCCTTCTTTGGGCTTTTGTGAGATAATATCCATCTTAGGAGTTACTTGGCATCCTCTAACTTCACCAACAAAAGCACTTGGTTCCTCACTCCCATCAATACATTCCAGTCGCTCCTGAAGTTCAGCAAAGGTGTTGCACTTAAAATGGTCTTGGTCCGTTGGCCCTTCTTTACCACGCTGTTTTCTGTTAAGGGATGGGATAATAGGAACAAAGGCCGGTGGACCTTCGTTGTCACTGAGTTCTCGATCAGAAATTGTAGCACCACCAGGGCCAACGTAAATAACAGTATCACAAGACTGTTCACTGCTTGAGGAGTAATCTGGATCACTCATTAGTAAAGGTAGATCTGGATCCAGGGCCACCGTCCGTGGATGGAAGGGTCTTAAATGTGGGGGTCGGCGAATTCTCCCTTCATCACAGGAGCTTTCACCTCCAGAGGAACTGGATGCATACTACGCATGAAATTAAGCAAAAATTAGAAAATTAGCATAAATTATACGAAAAAGGTTGCCCATGACTATGTCATTTTAAAGTAATCTTTATTTATACTTATATCTATTCTGGATTTtctagtaaataaaatatctgtAATCTGATACCAAGTACCAGTTTCTTACTGTTAGTAGTCTAATTTTTCTATATGTTATTGTCCTCGAAATTTCCACATTTACGTTTATATTTACTTACAAACTTGAATGCAAATTACAGGAGTTTGATTTTAACTAAAGGTTCTACTGACCTTGGactttttcttcctcatgcgGTGTATGCGTGAGGCGAGCTGGATAGTGGTGAGTGAATCAGTATAATGACCAGGTGAGTCAGAGACATGCGCTATCATTGTTGTCCTGCAGTTGATGTTTCCAAGTGAATCACGGAGCAGCATTGTAAGCTTACTATCCCTagataatacaaaaaaacattagttAGTTATGTTTTCTCAAAtattttaagtctttttttgtttgttttaacaatGGCAATATGCctaaaacttcctgagatgatCAAATAATGTGAACAGGTTCAAATGTAACATTATACCCAACAAATGACATCAGCAGCATACAGAGCTGATAGTAAACCTGTCAACACTGCTCAACGTGTGTAATCTTGTTGCTGTCAGCTTTGATTACGTGTTCATTCTTTCTTGTAACATCGTTGGAAAATTGAATAACAATAaacctcatatgccttttcatgaaatgctaaataaaaaaatatgtttacacGATTCAAAGTAGCTTTCCCCTACCTGTATGGTACATGTTTGGCTCCATTTGTCAAAGCCAGGATGACATTGCCTAAGGCAGTGAGGGAGAGACACAAACCGCCACCTCCATCCCTGCTCTTACTAAGCACCTTTTCACAGCTGCCCAAGTCTATAAGGTGCAGTCTGCTTCTACCACCAGACACTGAGAGGgaggagaagagatgaagagaaagcaaaacaaagagagtaaaaaaaaagaagaaaaaatctgTTAACATTTTTGAAGGATATCAGGCAAAACAGTATTCAGAGTGTAAAAGGATACTTTAAGGCAAAGTTAAAACTTGTAATTTAATTCCTACAAACAGTAAAGCCTCTGAAATGTCCCTTTAACTCAAAAGTTCAACTACCAGGTCTCTTCCTCATTTACATAGTGATTTAATCAACATGGCTGAGCACAATGTGAACAGTGTAAAGTGCCATCTCTCTAATTATAGCAGAATTGGCTTTGGATCAAAAATCTACAGGGACAGTACTTGGTGTCTCACTATTGTCCACTGGTGCTGCTGTATTACAAAAGCTTTTAAAGTAACAAATAAAGAATCCAAACCAGAAAAATAATGGTGTTTAATTAGCAATAACATAGTTATTGATTTGGCTTTCCAGTTCAATATTTAAACCACAAGTGCAACATGAAACATTCAGGACACTGATATTACAGTACTAAATACTAACACTAACAGGAGAACAAAAGCTCTGCAGGTAATAAAAAAGGATTCAACGCTTAAGAATAATGTTGTTCAATTGGCAGTATCAATGGTATAGATTGGTTctgcttgtttttatgaaacTGTGTTACAGAAGATCCCATCCCACAGTGGAGTTTGAGTGAGTGAAAGCAAGATAATAACATACCACTAACACTCCTTCTCTAAAGTAATGTTGAGAAGTGTACACAGCAGCAGACATTTACACACTCTTTGAGTAGGTCAGTGACTAGCATGACTGGCAGTGATTTATTCCTGAATAATCTACAGTCTGTTTATATACAAATCTGAGTCAAACTGACCAAATAAACAGCTATACAGTCAACAGCCGATAATTCGTGGTTCGGAACTCGTGGCttggaaaatttgcgggttttcatttggaacctaactaacaacaagttgcggattatcttaaaattccgGAGAATCCGCagtgggaccgaatgttc comes from the Silurus meridionalis isolate SWU-2019-XX chromosome 8, ASM1480568v1, whole genome shotgun sequence genome and includes:
- the kif26ab gene encoding kinesin-like protein KIF26A isoform X1; this translates as MDVQKSEDASGSEKPNPTVIDLGTFFVDSDIIFGFTSHLLRRKAKLDGTSSTESSSCSSSEPSPRQRRCGSRPQPEGARSVSIAETDRDDVTKAADLCKQCRVTVEELKRQALALTEPTSLQDPGFATFLFDQLQLPDWPAQGGHKGLRCPVCATPMQHLRQHALQDLQELCPDADLPTMPAQPSKTFPGQPTKMTTHGVLTLSSRSPASRIPHPAHSMVPVGEHRRGLNWASSTKPSVQVTVGGGALGGALSSVTIQAQQYLEGMWSISRVNNFLPQPNPTHGPVAEPDQTAPLSDTAASSVSINPTRQKSPVQFDPAVTLSSTQPTSTSFFIRAAQKLNLSSKRKKNQPPMLQPPEPSIYPTNFSSILQLSPPPAPPCLLRASSKAKENPGMGKVKVMVRICPSVGVQDSSESMSFLKVDQRKKQLTLYEPSLLTQPSSGHRHTALAVPKMFAFDSVFTQDASQAEVCSGTVAEIIQSVVNGADGCIFSFGHVRLGKTYTMIGKDSSSQSLGIAPCAISWLFKLISERREKTGTRFSVRVSAVEIYGKDEGLQDLLSDVSTGSLQDGQSPGVYLREDPICGTQLQNHSELRAPTAEKAAFFLDAALAARSTSHPDTDEEDRRNSHMLFTLHIYQYRMEKSGKGGMSGGRSRLHLIDLGSCEKVLSKSRDGGGGLCLSLTALGNVILALTNGAKHVPYRDSKLTMLLRDSLGNINCRTTMIAHVSDSPGHYTDSLTTIQLASRIHRMRKKKSKYASSSSGGESSCDEGRIRRPPHLRPFHPRTVALDPDLPLLMSDPDYSSSSEQSCDTVIYVGPGGATISDRELSDNEGPPAFVPIIPSLNRKQRGKEGPTDQDHFKCNTFAELQERLECIDGSEEPSAFVGEVRGCQVTPKMDIISQKPKEGSFSVTFNASTKTSSSQQDNILCKHPLTAHSKLLDSPKHKSKNEHSKLQNASDGDVPVAACCRKSDNAKGVETDSLTACSPGNQDPAAAFQNSEPVVREKVFFNRKQLPKPAPPPPQPRDSTKDNSELEEKCAVRIPPIGMSHQVQKPCGSGSSSPLLSRVHHLNPKTPLEVCQLSTLRERDILRTTVTLQQPVELNGEDELVFTLVEELSIGSIMDNGRPSSIISFNSDCSVQALASGSRPVSIISSINDEFDAYTSSVGASQVNIEMVAPFPEETCVSLDSRGSSISSWLSEVSVCTIESEGAQSADVFLPDGTQIESGGTFYLDSLGMFQASPQKEPHNSLNDSGFSFSELDSDSATSSKLSLSKCSSSPESTKVSIRNHFKMAKPNSINQSPTQTLQDPYSVHCSLPRKMKPTSSPIQTSSISGSSNGSSWRREPMRLEGKSDDPWHRKDSVPELPVASYSSLSSKQLKNGVSGIPTRKTGTDFNSISRIPTTQVSTSSQRVVDGCEKSSSIKKVETPSKMPQFRRGATTLGTVPVIHTSIDVKVGLDIGSSGSWKFSSLEKNEKANKQDIVMLPGGVLPPPPPVRKSSLDQKNRILLPPSALKSACETGKSLVLRPAKSEDENDLRYRGDSHSLRASNLRLDHSLLKATSSLKSRGARGEAGQMYGSQVSLERSDSLTSLGSKPMLSRENSGASLSGKSSKSVTKFGSPVATSSPTTTSPNISVTQLNMGKNGQIKNSLNARPVPVNGNKARTLSASNSKALSSSTKSLTTSATRNANLPPSGKSALPRAGTGCNGKSTRGTIMGTKQAMRATNSRVGELASGSPSGKQPRGSGDSDSGNDSGVNLNEDKHTPIPILPSPYSKITAPRRPQRYSSGHGSDNSSVLSGELPPAMGRTALFYHSGGSSGYESMIRDSEATGSASSAHDSMSESGISSNMRLRSSKPPKKRSNGIQRRRLIPAPLPDTTSLGMKTGATGQWVDLPPISGPLKEPFEIKVYEIDDVERLQRRRQEQPAESSYLHSPVFLQQSVQDVDKGLLYFNTKLKDVERRQQQIRDLRIKYNTLKEELEDTKARLMMDPRKWIGEFEVDQDLDPESQEYLEALEQVTSELEYCVNLCKSRVMMVTCFDIRVASEIQEGPREVEV
- the kif26ab gene encoding kinesin-like protein KIF26A isoform X4, which codes for MTRAESAAEGQSNRGAALDGTSSTESSSCSSSEPSPRQRRCGSRPQPEGARSVSIAETDRDDVTKAADLCKQCRVTVEELKRQALALTEPTSLQDPGFATFLFDQLQLPDWPAQGGHKGLRCPVCATPMQHLRQHALQDLQELCPDADLPTMPAQPSKTFPGQPTKMTTHGVLTLSSRSPASRIPHPAHSMVPVGEHRRGLNWASSTKPSVQVTVGGGALGGALSSVTIQAQQYLEGMWSISRVNNFLPQPNPTHGPVAEPDQTAPLSDTAASSVSINPTRQKSPVQFDPAVTLSSTQPTSTSFFIRAAQKLNLSSKRKKNQPPMLQPPEPSIYPTNFSSILQLSPPPAPPCLLRASSKAKENPGMGKVKVMVRICPSVGVQDSSESMSFLKVDQRKKQLTLYEPSLLTQPSSGHRHTALAVPKMFAFDSVFTQDASQAEVCSGTVAEIIQSVVNGADGCIFSFGHVRLGKTYTMIGKDSSSQSLGIAPCAISWLFKLISERREKTGTRFSVRVSAVEIYGKDEGLQDLLSDVSTGSLQDGQSPGVYLREDPICGTQLQNHSELRAPTAEKAAFFLDAALAARSTSHPDTDEEDRRNSHMLFTLHIYQYRMEKSGKGGMSGGRSRLHLIDLGSCEKVLSKSRDGGGGLCLSLTALGNVILALTNGAKHVPYRDSKLTMLLRDSLGNINCRTTMIAHVSDSPGHYTDSLTTIQLASRIHRMRKKKSKYASSSSGGESSCDEGRIRRPPHLRPFHPRTVALDPDLPLLMSDPDYSSSSEQSCDTVIYVGPGGATISDRELSDNEGPPAFVPIIPSLNRKQRGKEGPTDQDHFKCNTFAELQERLECIDGSEEPSAFVGEVRGCQVTPKMDIISQKPKEGSFSVTFNASTKTSSSQQDNILCKHPLTAHSKLLDSPKHKSKNEHSKLQNASDGDVPVAACCRKSDNAKGVETDSLTACSPGNQDPAAAFQNSEPVVREKVFFNRKQLPKPAPPPPQPRDSTKDNSELEEKCAVRIPPIGMSHQVQKPCGSGSSSPLLSRVHHLNPKTPLEVCQLSTLRERDILRTTVTLQQPVELNGEDELVFTLVEELSIGSIMDNGRPSSIISFNSDCSVQALASGSRPVSIISSINDEFDAYTSSVGASQVNIEMVAPFPEETCVSLDSRGSSISSWLSEVSVCTIESEGAQSADVFLPDGTQIESGGTFYLDSLGMFQASPQKEPHNSLNDSGFSFSELDSDSATSSKLSLSKCSSSPESTKVSIRNHFKMAKPNSINQSPTQTLQDPYSVHCSLPRKMKPTSSPIQTSSISGSSNGSSWRREPMRLEGKSDDPWHRKDSVPELPVASYSSLSSKQLKNGVSGIPTRKTGTDFNSISRIPTTQVSTSSQRVVDGCEKSSSIKKVETPSKMPQFRRGATTLGTVPVIHTSIDVKVGLDIGSSGSWKFSSLEKNEKANKQDIVMLPGGVLPPPPPVRKSSLDQKNRILLPPSALKSACETGKSLVLRPAKSEDENDLRYRGDSHSLRASNLRLDHSLLKATSSLKSRGARGEAGQMYGSQVSLERSDSLTSLGSKPMLSRENSGASLSGKSSKSVTKFGSPVATSSPTTTSPNISVTQLNMGKNGQIKNSLNARPVPVNGNKARTLSASNSKALSSSTKSLTTSATRNANLPPSGKSALPRAGTGCNGKSTRGTIMGTKQAMRATNSRVGELASGSPSGKQPRGSGDSDSGNDSGVNLNEDKHTPIPILPSPYSKITAPRRPQRYSSGHGSDNSSVLSGELPPAMGRTALFYHSGGSSGYESMIRDSEATGSASSAHDSMSESGISSNMRLRSSKPPKKRSNGIQRRRLIPAPLPDTTSLGMKTGATGQWVDLPPISGPLKEPFEIKVYEIDDVERLQRRRQEQPAESSYLHSPVFLQQSVQDVDKGLLYFNTKLKDVERRQQQIRDLRIKYNTLKEELEDTKARLMMDPRKWIGEFEVDQDLDPESQEYLEALEQVTSELEYCVNLCKSRVMMVTCFDIRVASEIQEGPREVEV
- the kif26ab gene encoding kinesin-like protein KIF26A isoform X2 → MDVQKSEDASGSEKPNPTVIDLGTFFVDSDIIFGFTSHLLRRKAKLDGTSSTESSSCSSSEPSPRQRRCGSRPQPEGARSVSIAETDRDDVTKAADLCKQCRVTVEELKRQALALTEPTSLQDPGFATFLFDQLQLPDWPAQGGHKGLRCPVCATPMQHLRQHALQDLQELCPDADLPTMPAQPSKTFPGQPTKMTTHGVLTLSSRSPASRIPHPAHSMVPVGEHRRGLNWASSTKPSVQVTVGGGALGGALSSVTIQAQQYLEGMWSISRVNNFLPQPNPTHGPVAEPDQTAPLSDTAASSVSINPTRQKSPVQFDPAVTLSSTQPTSTSFFIRAAQKLNLSSKRKKNQPPMLQPPEPSIYPTNFSSILQLSPPPAPPCLLRASSKAKENPGMGKVKVMVRICPSVGVQDSSESMSFLKVDQRKKQLTLYEPSLLTQPSSGHRHTALAVPKMFAFDSVFTQDASQAEVCSGTVAEIIQSVVNGADGCIFSFGHVRLGKTYTMIGKDSSSQSLGIAPCAISWLFKLISERREKTGTRFSVRVSAVEIYGKDEGLQDLLSDVSTGSLQDGQSPGVYLREDPICGTQLQNHSELRAPTAEKAAFFLDAALAARSTSHPDTDEEDRRNSHMLFTLHIYQYRMEKSGKGGMSGGRSRLHLIDLGSCEKVLSKSRDGGGGLCLSLTALGNVILALTNGAKHVPYRDSKLTMLLRDSLGNINCRTTMIAHVSDSPGHYTDSLTTIQLASRIHRMRKKKSKYASSSSGGESSCDEGRIRRPPHLRPFHPRTVALDPDLPLLMSDPDYSSSSEQSCDTVIYVGPGGATISDRELSDNEGPPAFVPIIPSLNRKQRGKEGPTDQDHFKCNTFAELQERLECIDGSEEPSAFVGEVRGCQVTPKMDIISQKPKEGSFSVTFNASTKTSSSQQDNILCKHPLTAHSKLLDSPKHKSKNEHSKLQNASDGDVPVAACCRKSDNAKGVETDSLTACSPGNQDPAAAFQNSEPVVREKVFFNRKQLPKPAPPPPQPRDSTKDNSELEEKCAVRIPPIGMSHQVQKPCGSGSSSPLLSRVHHLNPKTPLEVCQLSTLRERDILRTTVTLQQPVELNGEDELVFTLVEELSIGSIMDNGRPSSIISFNSDCSVQALASGSRPVSIISSINDEFDAYTSSVGASQVNIEMVAPFPEETCVSLDSRGSSISSWLSEVSVCTIESEGAQSADVFLPDGTQIESGGTFYLDSLGMFQASPQKEPHNSLNDSGFSFSELDSDSATSSKLSLSKCSSSPESTKVSIRNHFKMAKPNSINQSPTQTLQDPYSVHCSLPRKMKPTSSPIQTSSISGSSNGSSWRREPMRLEGKSDDPWHRKDSVPELPVASYSSLSSKQLKNGVSGIPTRKTGTDFNSISRIPTTQVSTSSQRVVDGCEKSSSIKKVETPSKMPQFRRGATTLGTVPVIHTSIDVKVGLDIGSSGSWKFSSLEKNEKANKQDIVMLPGGVLPPPPPVRKSSLDQKNRILLPPSALKSACETGKSLVLRPAKSEDENDLRYRGDSHSLRASNLRLDHSLLKATSSLKSRGARGEAGQMYGSQVSLERSDSLTSLGSKPMLSRENSGASLSGKSSKSVTKFGSPVATSSPTTTSPNISVTQLNMGKNGQIKNSLNARPVPVNGNKARTLSASNSKALSSSTKSLTTSATRNANLPPSGKSALPRAGTGCNGKSTRGTIMGTKQAMRATNSRVGELASGSPSGKQPRGSGDSDSGNDSGVNLNEDKHTPIPILPSPYSKITAPRRPQRYSSGHGSDNSSVLSGELPPAMGRTALFYHSGGSSGYESMIRDSEATGSASSAHDSMSESGISSNMRLRSSKPPKKRSNGIQRRRLIPAPLPDTTSLGMKTGATGQWVDLPPISGPLKEPFEIKVYEIDDVERLQRRRQEQPAEQSVQDVDKGLLYFNTKLKDVERRQQQIRDLRIKYNTLKEELEDTKARLMMDPRKWIGEFEVDQDLDPESQEYLEALEQVTSELEYCVNLCKSRVMMVTCFDIRVASEIQEGPREVEV
- the kif26ab gene encoding kinesin-like protein KIF26A isoform X6 translates to MMDWKEVAAQKLNLSSKRKKNQPPMLQPPEPSIYPTNFSSILQLSPPPAPPCLLRASSKAKENPGMGKVKVMVRICPSVGVQDSSESMSFLKVDQRKKQLTLYEPSLLTQPSSGHRHTALAVPKMFAFDSVFTQDASQAEVCSGTVAEIIQSVVNGADGCIFSFGHVRLGKTYTMIGKDSSSQSLGIAPCAISWLFKLISERREKTGTRFSVRVSAVEIYGKDEGLQDLLSDVSTGSLQDGQSPGVYLREDPICGTQLQNHSELRAPTAEKAAFFLDAALAARSTSHPDTDEEDRRNSHMLFTLHIYQYRMEKSGKGGMSGGRSRLHLIDLGSCEKVLSKSRDGGGGLCLSLTALGNVILALTNGAKHVPYRDSKLTMLLRDSLGNINCRTTMIAHVSDSPGHYTDSLTTIQLASRIHRMRKKKSKYASSSSGGESSCDEGRIRRPPHLRPFHPRTVALDPDLPLLMSDPDYSSSSEQSCDTVIYVGPGGATISDRELSDNEGPPAFVPIIPSLNRKQRGKEGPTDQDHFKCNTFAELQERLECIDGSEEPSAFVGEVRGCQVTPKMDIISQKPKEGSFSVTFNASTKTSSSQQDNILCKHPLTAHSKLLDSPKHKSKNEHSKLQNASDGDVPVAACCRKSDNAKGVETDSLTACSPGNQDPAAAFQNSEPVVREKVFFNRKQLPKPAPPPPQPRDSTKDNSELEEKCAVRIPPIGMSHQVQKPCGSGSSSPLLSRVHHLNPKTPLEVCQLSTLRERDILRTTVTLQQPVELNGEDELVFTLVEELSIGSIMDNGRPSSIISFNSDCSVQALASGSRPVSIISSINDEFDAYTSSVGASQVNIEMVAPFPEETCVSLDSRGSSISSWLSEVSVCTIESEGAQSADVFLPDGTQIESGGTFYLDSLGMFQASPQKEPHNSLNDSGFSFSELDSDSATSSKLSLSKCSSSPESTKVSIRNHFKMAKPNSINQSPTQTLQDPYSVHCSLPRKMKPTSSPIQTSSISGSSNGSSWRREPMRLEGKSDDPWHRKDSVPELPVASYSSLSSKQLKNGVSGIPTRKTGTDFNSISRIPTTQVSTSSQRVVDGCEKSSSIKKVETPSKMPQFRRGATTLGTVPVIHTSIDVKVGLDIGSSGSWKFSSLEKNEKANKQDIVMLPGGVLPPPPPVRKSSLDQKNRILLPPSALKSACETGKSLVLRPAKSEDENDLRYRGDSHSLRASNLRLDHSLLKATSSLKSRGARGEAGQMYGSQVSLERSDSLTSLGSKPMLSRENSGASLSGKSSKSVTKFGSPVATSSPTTTSPNISVTQLNMGKNGQIKNSLNARPVPVNGNKARTLSASNSKALSSSTKSLTTSATRNANLPPSGKSALPRAGTGCNGKSTRGTIMGTKQAMRATNSRVGELASGSPSGKQPRGSGDSDSGNDSGVNLNEDKHTPIPILPSPYSKITAPRRPQRYSSGHGSDNSSVLSGELPPAMGRTALFYHSGGSSGYESMIRDSEATGSASSAHDSMSESGISSNMRLRSSKPPKKRSNGIQRRRLIPAPLPDTTSLGMKTGATGQWVDLPPISGPLKEPFEIKVYEIDDVERLQRRRQEQPAEQSVQDVDKGLLYFNTKLKDVERRQQQIRDLRIKYNTLKEELEDTKARLMMDPRKWIGEFEVDQDLDPESQEYLEALEQVTSELEYCVNLCKSRVMMVTCFDIRVASEIQEGPREVEV
- the kif26ab gene encoding kinesin-like protein KIF26A isoform X3; amino-acid sequence: MDVQKSEDASGSEKPNPTVIDLGTFFVDSDIIFGFTSHLLRRKAKLDGTSSTESSSCSSSEPSPRQRRCGSRPQPEGARSVSIAETDRDDVTKAADLCKQCRVTVEELKRQALALTEPTSLQDPGFATFLFDQLQLPDWPAQGGHKGLRCPVCATPMQHLRQHALQDLQELCPDADLPTMPAQPSKTFPGQPTKMTTHGVLTLSSRSPASRIPHPAHSMVPVGEHRRGLNWASSTKPSVQVTVGGGALGGALSSVTIQAQQYLEGMWSISRVNNFLPQPNPTHGPVAEPDQTAPLSDTAASSVSINPTRQKSPVQFDPAVTLSSTQPTSTSFFIRAAQKLNLSSKRKKNQPPMLQPPEPSIYPTNFSSILQLSPPPAPPCLLRASSKAKENPGMGKVKVMVRICPSVGVQDSSESMSFLKVDQRKKQLTLYEPSLLTQPSSGHRHTALAVPKMFAFDSVFTQDASQAEVCSGTVAEIIQSVVNGADGCIFSFGHVRLGKTYTMIGKDSSSQSLGIAPCAISWLFKLISERREKTGTRFSVRVSAVEIYGKDEGLQDLLSDVSTGSLQDGQSPGVYLREDPICGTQLQNHSELRAPTAEKAAFFLDAALAARSTSHPDTDEEDRRNSHMLFTLHIYQYRMEKSGKGGMSGGRSRLHLIDLGSCEKVLSKSRDGGGGLCLSLTALGNVILALTNGAKHVPYRDSKLTMLLRDSLGNINCRTTMIAHVSDSPGHYTDSLTTIQLASRIHRMRKKKSKYASSSSGGESSCDEGRIRRPPHLRPFHPRTVALDPDLPLLMSDPDYSSSSEQSCDTVIYVGPGGATISDRELSDNEGPPAFVPIIPSLNRKQRGKEGPTDQDHFKCNTFAELQERLECIDGSEEPSAFVGEVRGCQVTPKMDIISQKPKEGSFSVTFNASTKTSSSQQDNILCKHPLTAHSKLLDSPKHKSKNEHSKLQNASDGDVPVAACCRKSDNAKGVETDSLTACSPGNQDPAAAFQNSEPVVREKVFFNRKQLPKPAPPPPQPRDSTKDNSELEEKCAVRIPPIGMSHQVQKPCGSGSSSPLLSRVHHLNPKTPLEVCQLSTLRERDILRTTVTLQQPVELNGEDELVFTLVEELSIGSIMDNGRPSSIISFNSDCSVQALASGSRPVSIISSINDEFDAYTSSVGASQVNIEMVAPFPEETCVSLDSRGSSISSWLSEVSVCTIESEGAQSADVFLPDGTQIESGGTFYLDSLGMFQASPQKEPHNSLNDSGFSFSELDSDSATSSKLSLSKCSSSPESTKVSIRNHFKMAKPNSINQSPTQTLQDPYSVHCSLPRKMKPTSSPIQTSSISGSSNGSSWRREPMRLEGKSDDPWHRKDSVPELPVASYSSLSSKQLKNGVSGIPTRKTGTDFNSISRIPTTQVSTSSQRVVDGCEKSSSIKKVETPSKMPQFRRGATTLGTVPVIHTSIDVKVGLDIGSSGSWKFSSLEKNEKANKQDIVMLPGGVLPPPPPVRKSSLDQKNRILLPPSALKSACETGKSLVLRPAKSEDENDLRYRGDSHSLRASNLRLDHSLLKATSSLKSRGARGEAGQMYGSQVSLERSDSLTSLGSKPMLSRENSGASLSGKSSKSVTKFGSPVATSSPTTTSPNISVTQLNMGKNGQIKNSLNARPVPVNGNKARTLSASNSKALSSSTKSLTTSATRNANLPPSGKSALPRAGTGCNGKSTRGTIMGTKQAMRATNSRVGELASGSPSGKQPRGSGDSDSGNDSGVNLNEDKHTPIPILPSPYSKITAPRRPQRYSSGHGSDNSSVLSGELPPAMGRTALFYHSGGSSGYESMIRDSEATGSASSAHDSMSESGISSNMRLRSSKPPKKRSNGIQRRRLIPAPLPDTTSLGMKTGATGQWVDLPPISGPLKEPFEIKVYEIDDVERLQRRRQEQPAESVQDVDKGLLYFNTKLKDVERRQQQIRDLRIKYNTLKEELEDTKARLMMDPRKWIGEFEVDQDLDPESQEYLEALEQVTSELEYCVNLCKSRVMMVTCFDIRVASEIQEGPREVEV